Genomic segment of Deinococcus planocerae:
CACGCCGCCGGAGGGCGTGGGCCGGTCGCTGCTGCATATCGAGCGGGCCCTGCAACAGATCGTCGCGCTGTTCGAGTCGGTGGACCGTTACATGCAGGCGCGGGGACTGCGCGCGCGCCTGCGGCCCGTGGACCTCAACGCCGTGCTGCGCGAGGTTCTCAAGGACGTGCGGGCCCTGCTGCAAGGCCGCAGCGTCGAGATCACCCACGACCCCCTGCCGGTGGTGCAGGGCGACAGCCAGGCGCTGACCGTGATCCTCACCGAGTACCTCTCGAACGCCCTGAAGTTCACCCGCACCCGCGAGCAGGCCCGGCTGCACATCCTGGTCGAAGAAACCGAGGCCGCGTACCACATCGGCGTGCGGGACAACGGGGTGGGCTTCGACCCGCGCGGGCAGGAACGGCTTTTCCGGCTCTTCGGGCGCCAGCATTCGTCGAGCCTGTACGAGGGCTCGGGGCTGGGGCTGGCGGTGATCCGGCGCACCTGCGAGCGCTTCGGGGGCCGGGCGTGGGGCGAGGGCCAGCCCGGCGAGGGGGCGACTTTCTGGTTCGCGTGGCCCAAGCGGCCCGTCGTGCTGGAGTAGGGACCCGGGGAGGGGGCGCTCCTTCCCCCCGGCTTCACCCCTCCCGGTCGAGCGCCTCCACCGCCCGCTCGCTCCAGGCCCGCCCGGCGTCGCCGCCCCACAGCAGCCACGCGATGTACCCGCGCGAGGGCTTGCCCGTCTCCTCCGTCTCGTCCAGGTTGTCGTGGGCGTGGCGGGGGAAGTACTGGGCGATGTGCCGCACCTCCTCCTCGGTGACCTCGCCGCCCCGGGCCAGCCGCTCGGCCATCTCCTCGCCGACCTCGGTGCCGCCGTAGCCGTGTTCCTCCCGCAGGTGCAGGCCCTTGCGCGCGTTCTCCTGCACGTCTGCCGGAATCGTCAGGTCCGCTGCTCTTTTCGCCATGCCCCACCCTGACGCCCGCCTCCCGCCGTGTCGGTAGCGCCTCACCCTATCGGAAGGCTTTACAGTCCGGCCATGACTGGCACCGCGCTCGACGCCCTCGACCACCGCGTCCGCGAGGCGCTCAGACGCGAGCCCCGTGTCTGGCACGCCCTCGCCTACGGCAGCCGCATTCAGATGGACACCCAAGGCCTGCCCCTCTCGGACCGCTGG
This window contains:
- a CDS encoding DNA-binding protein, encoding MAKRAADLTIPADVQENARKGLHLREEHGYGGTEVGEEMAERLARGGEVTEEEVRHIAQYFPRHAHDNLDETEETGKPSRGYIAWLLWGGDAGRAWSERAVEALDREG